From the Lepidochelys kempii isolate rLepKem1 chromosome 2, rLepKem1.hap2, whole genome shotgun sequence genome, one window contains:
- the GDF6 gene encoding growth/differentiation factor 6, translating into MNAARALLSAVFLISFLWDLPGFQLASIGSSTQGPRSRREAKVARSPRGIPALASHQPRLPREAQPGGKARQRAEPHEYMLSLYRTYSIAEKLGINASFFQSSKSANTITSFVDRGRDDLSPAPLRRQKYLFDVSTLSDKEELVGAELRLFRKAPGHRLPQPPPGLSSMQLFPCLSPRLLDARTLDPREAPPAGWEVFDVWQGLQQQRPWKQLCLELRAPGGRGQQPRADLRGLGFGRRGRAQQEKALLVVFTRSPRKNLFAELREERGSPREEPGSPRRVPQETQQQFKTRRKRRTAFASRHGKRHGKKSRLRCSKKPLHVNFKELGWDDWIIAPLEYEAYHCEGVCDFPLRSHLEPTNHAIIQTLMNSMDPSSTPPSCCVPTKLTPISILYIDAGNNVVYKQYEDMVVESCGCR; encoded by the exons ATGAACGCAGCCCGGGCCCTGCTCTCCGCCGTGTTCCTCATCAGCTTCCTGTGGGATTTACCCGGTTTCCAGCTGGCTTCCATCGGCTCCTCCACCCAGGGCCCGAGGAGCCGCCGAGAGGCGAAGGTGGCCAGGTCCCCCAGAGGCATCCCCGCCCTGGCCAGCCACCAGCCGCGGCTGCCGCGGGAGGCGCAGCCGGGGGGCAAAGCGCGGCAGCGAGCGGAGCCCCACGAGTACATGCTGTCTCTGTACAGGACCTACTCCATAGCGGAGAAACTGGGGATCAATGCCAGCTTTTTTCAGTCATCGAAATCCGCCAATACTATCACTAGTTTTGTAGACAGGGGACGAG ACGATCTCTCGCCCGCCCCGCTCAGGAGACAGAAGTATTTGTTTGATGTATCGACCCTCtcagacaaagaagagctggtGGGAGCGGAGCTGCGGCTCTTTCGCAAAGCCCCCGGCCaccgcctcccccagcccccgccgGGCCTGTCCTCCATgcagctcttcccctgcctctccccccggCTCCTGGACGCCCGGACGCTGGACCCGCGGGAGGCTCCCCCGGCCGGCTGGGAAGTGTTTGACgtgtggcaggggctgcagcagcagcggcCCTGGAAGCAGCTCTGCCTGGAGCTGCGGGCCCcggggggccgggggcagcagCCGCGGGCGGACCTCCGGGGCCTGGGCTTCGGGCGGCGAGGCCGGGCGCAGCAGGAGAAGGCCCTGCTGGTGGTGTTCACCAGGTCCCCGCGCAAGAACCTGTTCGCCGAGCTGCGCGAGGAGCGGGGCTCGCCGCGGGAGGAGCCGGGCTCGCCGCGGCGCGTGCCGCAGGAGACCCAGCAGCAGTTCAAGACGCGGCGGAAGAGGCGGACCGCCTTCGCCAGCCGCCATGGCAAAAGGCATGGCAAGAAGTCCCGGCTCAGGTGCAGCAAAAAGCCCCTGCACGTGAACTttaaggagctgggctgggacgACTGGATTATCGCCCCGCTGGAGTACGAAGCCTACCACTGCGAAGGGGTGTGCGACTTCCCGCTGAGATCCCACCTGGAGCCCACCAACCACGCCATCATCCAGACCCTCATGAACTCCATGGACCCCAGCTCCACGCCCCCCAGCTGCTGCGTGCCCACCAAGCTGACCCCCATCAGCATCCTCTACATAGACGCGGGCAACAACGTGGTGTACAAGCAGTACGAAGACATGGTGGTGGAGTCCTGCGGTTGCAGGTAG